One genomic segment of Chlamydiota bacterium includes these proteins:
- the lpxA gene encoding acyl-ACP--UDP-N-acetylglucosamine O-acyltransferase → MPIDPRAVIDPTAKIAPNVEMGPFTVVGPNSEIASGCRIDSHVVIGQDTFIGPDVRIYPWASVGSDSQDKKFKGEKVYARIGARTVIREFVTINRGTGEGTQTVIGEDCLIMAYAHVAHNCRVGNHVILANVGTLAGHVEIEDGAVVGGLVAIHQFCRIGALSIIGGCSKVVQDVPPFSMTDGHPAIVRTINSVGLTRKGISQDLQNHIKKAFKILFRSGLTITHAIKKVEEEIPSSPEIHHLIEFIRKAERGICR, encoded by the coding sequence ATGCCGATTGATCCGAGGGCGGTGATTGATCCAACCGCTAAAATTGCCCCGAATGTAGAGATGGGTCCTTTTACTGTGGTGGGGCCAAATTCTGAAATTGCCTCGGGTTGTCGCATTGATTCTCATGTGGTCATTGGTCAAGATACCTTTATCGGTCCCGATGTACGCATTTACCCTTGGGCTTCTGTGGGGAGTGATTCCCAAGATAAAAAGTTTAAAGGTGAAAAAGTTTATGCCCGCATTGGTGCAAGGACGGTCATTCGTGAATTTGTAACCATTAATCGTGGGACAGGGGAGGGGACCCAGACCGTTATTGGCGAAGATTGTTTGATTATGGCTTATGCCCACGTCGCTCATAATTGTAGGGTGGGTAATCACGTGATTTTAGCAAATGTAGGAACTTTGGCAGGACATGTTGAAATTGAGGATGGGGCTGTGGTTGGTGGGCTTGTTGCGATCCATCAATTTTGTCGAATCGGAGCTCTTTCGATTATTGGAGGTTGCTCAAAAGTGGTTCAAGATGTTCCGCCCTTTTCCATGACAGATGGTCACCCTGCTATTGTGAGGACGATCAATTCAGTGGGTTTGACTCGAAAGGGAATAAGTCAGGATTTACAAAATCATATTAAAAAGGCATTTAAAATTCTTTTTCGATCAGGCTTAACCATCACCCATGCTATTAAAAAGGTTGAAGAAGAAATTCCCTCCTCCCCAGAGATTCACCATCTGATTGAGTTTATCCGAAAGGCTGAACGAGGCATTTGCCGCTGA
- the lpxI gene encoding UDP-2,3-diacylglucosamine diphosphatase LpxI (LpxI, functionally equivalent to LpxH, replaces it in LPS biosynthesis in a minority of bacteria.) — MNSLAIIAGNRDFPILVARQARGEGVQTILGIGFSGITSPELSQAVDRMVWMGLGQLGKMKKILKDAGIRELVMAGQIPHRLTLRSLKFDLEGLKFFKAIKEKNARTLLGGLVLELEREGFQFLDSTQFLTQSLVKKGVLTSKKPTQNQYQDLSYGWKVAKVLADLEAGQTVVVKSGVLIALEGLEGTDEAILRGGALAGKGTTVVKVARSRQDMRYDIPVVGLETLQVLQKIKSAVLGLEAGKTLLLDQEEFFERAHKMGLIVVGMVPPPPADP, encoded by the coding sequence GTGAACTCTTTAGCCATCATTGCAGGAAATCGTGACTTCCCTATCCTTGTGGCTCGTCAAGCTCGAGGAGAAGGGGTTCAAACCATTTTAGGAATAGGGTTTTCTGGAATCACTTCTCCTGAATTATCTCAAGCAGTCGACAGAATGGTCTGGATGGGTCTTGGGCAGCTTGGAAAAATGAAAAAGATTTTAAAAGATGCGGGGATTCGTGAATTGGTGATGGCTGGACAAATTCCTCATCGACTGACTCTAAGGTCTTTAAAATTTGATTTAGAGGGCTTAAAATTTTTTAAAGCAATTAAAGAAAAAAATGCGCGGACTCTTCTGGGTGGGCTTGTTTTAGAATTAGAGAGGGAAGGTTTTCAATTCCTTGATTCGACTCAATTTCTGACTCAATCCCTTGTGAAAAAAGGGGTTTTGACTTCTAAAAAACCAACTCAAAATCAATATCAAGATTTGTCTTATGGGTGGAAGGTCGCAAAGGTTTTGGCCGATCTTGAGGCAGGCCAAACCGTGGTGGTGAAGTCAGGGGTTCTTATTGCCTTAGAGGGATTAGAAGGAACGGATGAGGCCATTTTAAGAGGGGGCGCTTTGGCTGGCAAGGGAACGACGGTTGTAAAAGTAGCTCGTTCTCGTCAGGATATGAGATATGATATTCCGGTTGTTGGTTTAGAAACTTTGCAGGTTCTCCAAAAAATTAAATCTGCTGTACTAGGTCTTGAAGCTGGAAAGACGCTTCTTTTGGATCAGGAAGAATTTTTTGAAAGGGCTCATAAAATGGGTTTAATTGTCGTTGGGATGGTCCCACCACCTCCGGCCGACCCTTGA
- a CDS encoding Gfo/Idh/MocA family oxidoreductase: protein MKTLKVAVVGVGYLGKEHARIYSQLSSVELIGLVDIDFEKVSKIAHRYGTQAYPNCEALPPGIDLVSVAVPTVEHFHVADTLLEKGVHVLVEKPIAQTIEQASRLVEKARAKGLVFQVGHIERYNPAFKALEGILDKPRFIECHRLSPFPERGTDVGVVLDLMIHDIEAVLHLVRSPLKEIRAVGVPVLSPYEDIANARLEFENGCIANLTTSRISIEKMRKIRVFQANAYISLDYFKQEGKIYHKEGQKITCQPIPFEKAEPLQLEIASFVDCVKHQKNPLVSGEHGKQALEVAMEVLKMIKS, encoded by the coding sequence ATGAAAACACTTAAAGTTGCTGTAGTAGGGGTGGGCTATTTGGGAAAGGAACATGCTCGAATCTATAGCCAACTTTCTTCTGTCGAGCTTATAGGCCTTGTTGATATTGATTTTGAAAAGGTCTCTAAAATAGCCCATCGTTATGGGACTCAAGCTTATCCCAATTGTGAAGCTTTGCCTCCAGGAATTGATTTAGTCAGTGTGGCTGTTCCAACGGTGGAACATTTTCATGTTGCCGATACCCTTTTGGAAAAAGGGGTTCATGTCCTGGTCGAAAAACCGATTGCTCAAACGATTGAGCAGGCTTCTCGCCTTGTTGAAAAGGCAAGAGCGAAAGGTCTTGTTTTTCAAGTGGGACACATCGAGCGCTATAATCCTGCATTTAAAGCACTCGAAGGAATTTTAGACAAGCCACGTTTCATTGAGTGCCATCGTTTAAGTCCTTTTCCTGAGCGTGGGACAGACGTTGGTGTTGTGTTAGATCTCATGATTCATGATATTGAAGCGGTTCTTCATTTGGTTCGTTCTCCTTTGAAAGAAATTCGTGCAGTGGGTGTTCCGGTTTTAAGCCCCTATGAAGATATTGCGAATGCGAGGCTCGAATTCGAAAATGGATGCATTGCAAATTTAACGACGAGTCGTATTTCAATTGAGAAGATGAGGAAGATTCGGGTTTTTCAAGCCAATGCCTATATCTCTCTTGATTATTTTAAGCAAGAAGGAAAAATTTATCATAAAGAAGGACAAAAAATTACTTGTCAGCCTATTCCTTTTGAAAAGGCAGAACCTCTCCAATTGGAAATTGCTTCTTTTGTCGATTGTGTGAAACATCAGAAAAATCCTTTAGTCTCTGGAGAGCATGGAAAACAGGCTTTGGAAGTTGCCATGGAAGTGTTAAAGATGATTAAATCATGA